A single region of the Acidithiobacillus acidisediminis genome encodes:
- a CDS encoding type II toxin-antitoxin system RelE/ParE family toxin, whose amino-acid sequence MKWSAETLDKCVDDELKALPSALRARLLRIVELIEQVGLEQVHEPHIKHLEDKLWEIRAKAPDGIARAIYVTATGRRLVILHAFVKKAQKTPKRAIETARQRAKEVLQ is encoded by the coding sequence ATGAAGTGGAGCGCAGAGACCCTCGACAAGTGTGTTGATGATGAACTCAAAGCCCTGCCGTCCGCGTTGCGCGCGCGACTGTTGCGGATAGTGGAGCTCATTGAGCAGGTGGGGCTGGAGCAGGTCCACGAGCCACACATCAAGCACCTGGAAGACAAGCTCTGGGAAATACGCGCCAAGGCGCCGGATGGGATTGCCAGAGCAATATATGTCACTGCAACAGGGAGACGGCTGGTCATCCTGCATGCTTTCGTCAAGAAAGCGCAGAAGACGCCCAAGCGGGCCATAGAGACGGCACGGCAACGCGCCAAGGAGGTTTTGCAATGA
- a CDS encoding tyrosine-type recombinase/integrase, producing MTEKVNFTKASLSALEPIPGKRRRVYDEKQKGLAVYVSPAGTKTFYCIRKVDGRVEEIRIGDAATVTIETARTTAAGIINQIAAGTNPAEQRRIKKAEMTFSDLFSEWVKDCRAKGKKSLGNDERNFRLHLQEIAKKKLSEIERQHIRALHRKVSTGAGIYQGNRVLALVRAVFNFGINTLDIPRLANPAAGLKMNREESRDRRLHADEMPRFFEALAAEESPDVRDYVMLSLLTGARRANVLAMHWQEINLERKTWTIPSSKAKAGDSIAVPLTDAAIEVLQSRAETSGAQGWVFPGPGRTGHLVEPKKGWQRLLQRAGIDDLRIHDLRRSLASFQIDAGVSLAVIGKGLGHHSQQTTAVYARLAQDPVADAWQKGTDAILVAAGVKQSVEITPMKKLPSHRKNAIV from the coding sequence ATGACTGAAAAAGTGAACTTCACCAAGGCCAGTCTTTCGGCGCTGGAACCAATCCCCGGCAAGCGGCGCCGCGTCTATGACGAAAAACAGAAGGGCTTGGCCGTATATGTTTCCCCAGCCGGGACCAAGACCTTCTATTGCATTCGCAAGGTAGACGGCAGGGTGGAGGAAATTCGCATAGGCGATGCCGCTACCGTGACCATTGAGACAGCTCGCACAACCGCTGCTGGGATCATCAACCAGATTGCCGCAGGGACTAACCCGGCTGAGCAGAGGCGCATCAAGAAGGCAGAGATGACGTTCTCCGATCTGTTCAGCGAATGGGTGAAGGATTGCCGCGCCAAGGGCAAAAAAAGCCTGGGCAACGACGAGCGCAACTTTCGTCTACACCTGCAAGAGATCGCCAAGAAGAAACTGTCCGAAATCGAACGTCAGCATATTCGCGCGCTGCACCGGAAGGTCAGCACGGGAGCCGGGATCTATCAGGGCAACCGTGTCTTGGCCTTGGTCCGTGCCGTGTTCAATTTCGGAATCAACACGCTGGATATTCCGCGACTGGCCAATCCGGCTGCTGGCCTTAAGATGAACCGAGAGGAAAGCCGGGATCGTCGCCTGCACGCCGATGAAATGCCAAGATTCTTTGAGGCACTGGCCGCCGAGGAAAGTCCGGACGTGCGCGACTATGTCATGCTGTCGCTGCTGACCGGGGCACGTCGGGCCAACGTGCTGGCGATGCATTGGCAGGAGATCAATCTAGAGCGCAAAACCTGGACCATTCCAAGCTCCAAGGCAAAGGCTGGCGATAGCATCGCCGTACCTCTCACCGACGCCGCCATAGAGGTGCTGCAGTCCCGCGCAGAGACATCCGGGGCGCAGGGGTGGGTATTCCCCGGACCGGGCAGGACAGGCCATCTCGTAGAACCCAAAAAAGGCTGGCAACGTCTATTGCAGCGAGCAGGCATTGATGACCTACGCATCCATGACTTGCGCCGTTCGCTCGCATCCTTTCAGATCGATGCCGGGGTATCTCTGGCCGTCATCGGCAAGGGGCTGGGACACCACTCGCAGCAAACCACTGCCGTCTACGCAAGGTTGGCGCAAGACCCCGTTGCCGATGCCTGGCAGAAAGGTACGGACGCCATCCTGGTCGCGGCTGGGGTCAAGCAATCTGTTGAGATCACGCCGATGAAGAAATTGCCCAGTCATCGCAAAAACGCTATAGTATGA
- a CDS encoding DUF932 domain-containing protein → MAHLVETMAFIRETPWHGLGNRLLEKQPLDVWLQAAGMDWEIKTTDVLFRVGTGSNFNIHPNPDAKVLYRSDTLAPLSVVSPRYKVVQPREILEFYRDLVEVGGFALETAGVLKGGKKLWALARTGEEFLLRGADRVKGYLLLATSCDGTLATTAQFTSVRVVCNNTLQLSLEQGKDGAIKVPHSTTFDPDAVKAALGVGVTAWNRFAESAQVLAERKVNRLDVTKFVISVLGDRDAPLTAQPNEKALKGVIELFAGQGKGSQLASSNGTAWGLVNAVTEYVDHHRRAKSQDTRLDSAWFGQGAGIKAKAWTEALKLVA, encoded by the coding sequence ATGGCCCATTTGGTAGAAACAATGGCATTTATAAGAGAGACCCCATGGCACGGCTTGGGGAATCGGCTGTTGGAAAAGCAGCCTTTGGACGTCTGGCTGCAGGCGGCGGGCATGGACTGGGAGATCAAGACCACTGATGTCCTGTTTCGTGTCGGTACCGGCAGTAATTTCAACATCCATCCCAACCCGGATGCCAAGGTGCTGTATCGGTCGGATACCTTGGCCCCCCTGTCCGTAGTTTCTCCCCGTTATAAGGTGGTTCAACCCAGGGAGATTCTGGAGTTTTACCGTGATCTGGTGGAGGTCGGTGGCTTTGCCCTGGAGACTGCCGGTGTCTTGAAGGGTGGCAAGAAACTCTGGGCGCTGGCACGTACTGGAGAGGAGTTTCTGCTGCGTGGTGCTGATCGGGTCAAAGGCTATCTGCTGCTGGCCACCAGCTGTGACGGCACCCTGGCCACCACGGCGCAGTTCACTTCGGTGCGGGTGGTCTGCAACAACACCCTGCAGCTTTCATTGGAGCAAGGCAAAGATGGCGCCATCAAGGTACCCCATTCCACGACGTTTGATCCCGATGCCGTCAAAGCGGCATTGGGTGTGGGTGTTACGGCCTGGAACCGTTTTGCCGAGTCCGCTCAGGTGCTGGCCGAACGGAAGGTCAACCGCCTGGATGTGACGAAGTTCGTCATCAGCGTGCTGGGAGACCGGGATGCGCCCTTAACGGCACAGCCCAACGAAAAGGCGCTGAAGGGCGTCATTGAACTCTTTGCCGGTCAAGGCAAGGGCAGTCAGTTGGCATCCAGTAATGGCACCGCATGGGGACTGGTCAATGCCGTCACCGAATATGTAGACCACCACCGCCGGGCCAAGAGTCAGGATACCCGTTTGGACTCTGCCTGGTTTGGTCAGGGTGCGGGCATCAAGGCCAAAGCCTGGACGGAGGCGCTGAAACTGGTGGCTTGA